GGCAAAGCCTTTCAGGTTATGATCGACAACAATCTGGATTTCGATGTTGCCCTCTATCCCTACGAGCTTGTCACCTATGGTGAAACAGGACAAGTCTGCCAAAACTGGATGCAATACTGTCTTCTAAAAAAATATCTTGAAGAACTCACAGAAAATCAGACCCTCGTTGTGGCATCCGGCCACCCCATGGGGCTCTTTAAATCAAAACCGGACGCGCCAAGGGTCATTCTCACAAACGGCCTTCTCGTAGGAATCTTCGATAACCAGGAAGAGTGGCATCGCCTCATGCAGCTTGGGGTCACCAACTACGGACAAATGACCGCCGGGGGTTGGATGTATATTGGCCCTCAAGGCATTGTCCACGGCACCTTCAACACCATTATCAACGCCGGACGCCTCCATCTCGGCCTTGGAAACAACGATGACCTCGCGGGACATCTCTTCGTTTCTTCAGGCCTTGGAGGAATGAGCGGCGCTCAGCCCAAAGCGGTAGAAATAGCCAGAGGGGTTGGCATTGTCGCGGAAGTGGACGCCTCTCGCATCCAGACACGATACGACCAGGGCTGGGTATCGAGGATCACAGATGACGCAAAGGAAGCTTTCTCCCTGGCCAAAGAACACATGGGCAAGAAGGAAACTCTCTCTATCGCCTACCACGGAAATATCGTCGATTTGCTGGAATATGCCGTACAAAACAATATCCATATTGAACTTCTTTCAGACCAGACATCATGCCATGCCCCCTATGACGGAGGTTACTGCCCCCAAGGATTGACCTTTGCCGAGAGGACTGAAATGCTTCACTCAGATTCTGTCAGATTCAAGGCTCTTGTGGATAAAAGCCTCAAAAAACATTTTCAACTGATCAAGGCCCTTGTTGAAAGAGGAACGTACTTCTTCGATTACGGCAACTCTTTTATGAGGGCCGTCTTTGATGCTGGCGTGAAAGAGATATGTAAGAACGGGCAGGACACCAGAGAAGGCTTCATCTTCCCATCCTATGTGGAAGATATTATGGGCCCCTTGCTCTTCGATTACGGATACGGTCCATTTCGCTGGGTCTGCCTAAGCGGAAAGCCTGAAGATCTTTCAAAGACCGACCATGCCGCTATGGCCTGCATCGATCCCCATCGCCGCCCTCAGGATCGCGACAATTATATCTGGATCCAAGACGCTGAAAAAAACAGACTCGTCGTCGGTACCCAGGCCCGGATCCTTTATCAGGACGCTGAAGGCCGGAGGAACATTGCCCTTGCCTTTAACAAAATGGTACGGGAAGGAAAAATCGGCCCCGTCATGATTGGCCGTGACCACCACGACGTTTCAGGAACAGATTCCCCTTACAGAGAAACATCCAACATTAAAGACGGCAGTAATATCTGTGCGGATATGGCCTCTCATTGCTTCGCGGGAAACGCCGCCCGGGGGATGTCTCTTGTTGCCCTGCACAATGGCGGGGGAGTAGGCATCGGCAAAGTTATAAACAGCGGCTTTGGATTGGTCCTCGATGGTTCAACAGAAATTGATGACATCATCAGGTCAGCCATGATGTGGGATGTTCTCGGCGGCGTCGCCCGCAGAGCCTGGAGTCGCTGCGGTCACGCCATAGAAGTTGCTATGGATATAAACACAAAATACGCTGAAGACTATCATCTCACCCTTCCATTCATTCCTGACAACGCACTTATTGAGAAAACCGTGGAGGGAGCCTGGGAAAAGAGATAAAAACTATAGGGACTAACTTTTAATGGAGTGGAGCATTTCTCACAAAGAACGCTCCACTCTTTACATCTACTGATCTTTCTCTCAAATTTGATTTAAACATGCGATTGAGTGCAAAAGTAAAAGGATCTTCTTCAAAAAATGAATGGAGATCCCCCTATGTTTTTCTGTCGCCATGGACTTAATCCCCAACCTTTTTATAATGGCCTAGGCTAGGGGGATACGTATTTGCCCTGGCTATGAACTACGCCCCTGCATCAGTAGCAACCCCTATCACCGCATCAAGTCCCTTTTTAACTGCCATAGGCGCTCTTGTTTTTATGCGAGAACATCCCTTACCCTCCCATTGGGCCGGTATGGCTCTCATCATTAGCGGATCCATCGCAATGGGTGTTTAGACGTGAAGCTCCCACTCAAAGGGAGCCTCTTTTTGTTTCCCCTCTCTTCTCCTCATATTGTGCATTACAACATTGACTCTCATGTTACTTTTATGTATTATTGCTTTTTGGAATAAAATCTATTCCAAAACATAGAGATAGCTCAAGGAGGATGAAAGGTGAAACGTTTTTTTACAGTACTTTTACTTGTCTGTCTAATTGTTGCTGCAGGATCGGCAGCCTTTGCCAGTG
This region of Aminobacterium colombiense DSM 12261 genomic DNA includes:
- a CDS encoding urocanate hydratase, whose amino-acid sequence is MESTNNLVAQAMTIKMESELPDYPKFREDIRRAPDRGWTLTKKETELALKNALRYIPEKLHEKVAPEFMEELKTRGRIYGYRFRPEGRIYGKPLDEYKGKCLAGKAFQVMIDNNLDFDVALYPYELVTYGETGQVCQNWMQYCLLKKYLEELTENQTLVVASGHPMGLFKSKPDAPRVILTNGLLVGIFDNQEEWHRLMQLGVTNYGQMTAGGWMYIGPQGIVHGTFNTIINAGRLHLGLGNNDDLAGHLFVSSGLGGMSGAQPKAVEIARGVGIVAEVDASRIQTRYDQGWVSRITDDAKEAFSLAKEHMGKKETLSIAYHGNIVDLLEYAVQNNIHIELLSDQTSCHAPYDGGYCPQGLTFAERTEMLHSDSVRFKALVDKSLKKHFQLIKALVERGTYFFDYGNSFMRAVFDAGVKEICKNGQDTREGFIFPSYVEDIMGPLLFDYGYGPFRWVCLSGKPEDLSKTDHAAMACIDPHRRPQDRDNYIWIQDAEKNRLVVGTQARILYQDAEGRRNIALAFNKMVREGKIGPVMIGRDHHDVSGTDSPYRETSNIKDGSNICADMASHCFAGNAARGMSLVALHNGGGVGIGKVINSGFGLVLDGSTEIDDIIRSAMMWDVLGGVARRAWSRCGHAIEVAMDINTKYAEDYHLTLPFIPDNALIEKTVEGAWEKR